In Phoenix dactylifera cultivar Barhee BC4 chromosome 11, palm_55x_up_171113_PBpolish2nd_filt_p, whole genome shotgun sequence, the following are encoded in one genomic region:
- the LOC120112557 gene encoding translation initiation factor IF-2-like, with product MPNRAQAPAHPSSTRAGQRPSARPTQGPAHQRAPSALRPRTSTRPAPCARPARSNLTRPRNGQCTARPPPRPSPTLGARAIVGCAHARHGHGRQPGAPAHACALGRTRTESTASARLGQGCIRPSTPKPDKPKDSARVKPSQRHSKTPEPAHIGSGPDRMRAPENQTRQATVSPTKRATRGQVATTRAQGQTRKATVSPAKSATKGQVAVINAREQTRKIISRLRPAKANRQRHMATSQAPAPGQTRKAHAQNQRSLRTLPWQFGRRKHRRPGCNRPQAGHAQGSHASDPREQGRQQQIPTNRGGHLDKSGSAAQPPSAATKSGRAWANGSTSRRHAHRPNQQQIPSAHLNVAHGRREPKIDSPLRPNKEAI from the coding sequence ATGCCCAACCGCGCACAGGCCCCCGCGCACCCGAGCAGCACCCGAGCCGGCCAACGCCCGAGCGCCAGGCCAACCCAGGGCCCCGCACACCAGCGCGCGCCCAGCGCCCTGCGCCCACGCACCAGCACGCGCCCAGCGCCCTGCGCCCGCCCGGCGCGCTCGAACCTCACCAGGCCCAGGAACGGCCAGTGCACAGCAAGGCCGCCTCCCCGCCCCTCGCCAACACTTGGCGCCCGCGCAATAGTGGGTTGCGCGCACGCCAGACATGGGCACGGGCGACAACCAGGGGCACCAGCCCATGCGTGCGCACTTGGGCGCACACGCACAGAGAGCACAGCAAGCGCAAGGCTCGGCCAAGGCTGCATCCGTCCGAGCACGCCCAAGCCAGACAAGCCCAAGGACAGCGCACGGGTCAAGCCCAGCCAAAGGCACAGCAAGACACCTGAGCCCGCGCACATCGGGTCCGGCCCAGACAGAATGCGCGCGCCCGAGAACCAGACAAGGCAAGCCACGGTCAGCCCGACCAAGAGGGCAACCCGGGGACAAGTGGCAACCACCCGCGCGCAAGGCCAAACAAGGAAAGCCACGGTCAGCCCAGCAAAGAGCGCAACCAAGGGACAAGTGGCAGTCATCAACGCACGGGAACAAACAAGGAAAATCATCAGCAGATTGCGCCCGGCCAAAGCCAACCGACAGAGACACATGGCAACCAGCCAGGCACCAGCACCGGGGCAAACAAGGAAAGCGCACGCGCAAAATCAGAGGAGCCTGCGGACTCTTCCATGGCAATTCGGCAGGAGAAAGCACAGGCGGCCAGGATGCAACAGGCCGCAGGCTGGACACGCACAAGGGAGCCACGCCAGCGATCCAAGGGAGCAAGGGCGACAGCAGCAGATCCCTACAAATCGGGGAGGACATCTCGACAAATCAGGCAGCGCAGCCCAGCCACCCAGCGCAGCAACCAAATCAGGCCGCGCCTGGGCAAATGGCAGCACCAGCAGGCGACACGCGCACAGGCCAAACCAGCAGCAAATCCCGAGCGCCCACCTTAATGTCGCACATGGCCGAAGGGAGCCAAAGATAGACAGCCCCTTGCGGCCAAACAAGGAAgccatttga